One Dethiosulfovibrio russensis DNA window includes the following coding sequences:
- a CDS encoding M20 family metallo-hydrolase: MKDRAVNRVRLRDSIETLGRVGLDDSGFRTRLALDDGDKAGRDLLVSWLEASGLEVKVDSIGNIFGILPGEEQGDPVMLGSHIDTVRHAGRFDGCVGVLGGLEVLRTVAERGISHRRSLAVAAFTNEEGARFAPDMMGSLVLAEEVSVEDMYSRVDDDGVSVGEELERIGYRGSDLVRPSAYLEIHVEQGPYLDMKGVPLGVVDGVQGIVWWQGRYVGQANHAGTTPMGMRNDSLLAVSHLHVKMTELAESMGGCATIGKISVDPYIINVIPGETGFTLDLRHPDGEKLASMKEEAERTMDDLAERFGLEVRYSREADVAPVSFDEDLVSMIQSVADERGLSSTHLWSGAGHDAQIMSHIVPTAMIFVPSIGGKSHCPQEDSDFDQIADGVDVLLECAVRLANR, translated from the coding sequence ATGAAAGACCGTGCCGTGAACAGGGTGAGGTTGAGGGATTCCATAGAGACTCTAGGCCGAGTCGGCCTGGACGATTCTGGGTTCAGGACCAGGCTGGCTTTGGACGACGGGGATAAGGCGGGCCGGGACCTGCTGGTCTCCTGGCTTGAGGCCTCGGGGTTGGAGGTCAAGGTCGATTCCATAGGAAATATTTTCGGCATCCTTCCCGGAGAGGAACAGGGGGACCCGGTCATGTTGGGTTCCCACATAGACACGGTCCGACATGCCGGAAGGTTCGACGGCTGCGTCGGCGTTCTCGGAGGTCTGGAGGTGCTTAGGACCGTGGCGGAGAGGGGGATCTCCCACCGTCGATCCCTGGCTGTGGCGGCCTTCACCAACGAGGAGGGGGCCAGATTCGCCCCGGACATGATGGGCAGTCTCGTCTTGGCCGAGGAGGTCTCGGTCGAGGATATGTATTCCCGCGTGGACGACGACGGCGTCTCGGTGGGAGAGGAGCTCGAGAGGATAGGCTACAGAGGCTCCGACCTGGTAAGGCCTTCGGCTTATCTCGAGATCCACGTGGAGCAGGGGCCCTATCTGGACATGAAGGGAGTTCCCCTCGGCGTGGTCGACGGAGTCCAGGGGATCGTTTGGTGGCAGGGGCGCTACGTCGGCCAGGCCAATCACGCAGGGACGACCCCTATGGGAATGAGGAACGACTCTCTGCTGGCGGTATCCCACCTTCACGTGAAGATGACCGAGCTTGCCGAGAGCATGGGCGGATGCGCCACCATAGGCAAGATCTCCGTCGATCCCTACATAATAAACGTGATACCAGGGGAGACCGGCTTCACCCTGGACCTTCGCCATCCCGACGGGGAGAAACTTGCCTCTATGAAGGAGGAGGCGGAGAGGACCATGGACGATCTGGCAGAACGTTTCGGCCTTGAGGTCCGATATTCCCGGGAGGCCGACGTCGCCCCCGTCTCCTTCGACGAAGATCTGGTCTCTATGATCCAGTCGGTGGCGGACGAAAGAGGGCTTTCGTCCACCCACCTGTGGAGCGGAGCGGGACACGATGCCCAGATCATGTCCCACATAGTTCCCACCGCGATGATCTTCGTGCCTTCCATCGGAGGCAAGAGCCACTGTCCTCAGGAGGACAGCGACTTCGATCAGATAGCCGACGGGGTCGACGTGCTCTTAGAGTGCGCCGTGAGGCTGGCGAATCGATAG
- a CDS encoding trans-sulfuration enzyme family protein, whose product MGGKMGKQTTAVHGGGRKDDAFGAVNEPIYMTSNYRIPTDGTPVDWSGTESNIYARNRNVNQMVLQDKLCALTGAEDCAVFGSGVAALAGVFTTFLDSGDHVVVSEVCYSATNLLFRDYLPKKYGIDVTFVDTTDTEAVREAIGPKTRLVHVETPGNPTTEISDVEAIAASAHERGALVSVDATFAGPICIYPLKLGADLEIHSMTKYINGHGDSLGGCVLGRKELLAELKELAMVNYGGILSPFNAWLISRGLVTLPIRMAQHGDTAMAVARFLEKSPAVRFVWYPGLESHPQRERAEKLMKGRYSGMIAFDIEGDDMTHQRFLDELKLVTHAVSLGDTESLIVYYDKNSDKLPHYPEIFRKGFFRFSIGLEDGEDIIEDMEQAFRACGLI is encoded by the coding sequence ATGGGAGGAAAGATGGGAAAACAGACTACCGCGGTACACGGTGGAGGACGAAAGGACGACGCGTTCGGGGCCGTCAACGAGCCGATCTACATGACCTCCAACTACCGCATCCCCACCGACGGTACCCCGGTGGACTGGAGCGGAACGGAGAGCAACATCTACGCCAGAAACCGAAACGTCAACCAGATGGTGCTACAGGACAAGCTCTGCGCCCTGACCGGAGCAGAGGACTGCGCCGTCTTCGGAAGCGGAGTGGCGGCCCTTGCCGGGGTGTTCACCACCTTCCTCGACTCGGGGGACCACGTCGTTGTATCCGAGGTCTGCTACAGCGCCACCAACCTGCTGTTTCGGGACTACCTGCCTAAAAAATACGGCATAGACGTGACCTTCGTGGACACCACCGACACCGAGGCAGTGAGGGAAGCCATAGGCCCCAAGACCCGACTGGTCCACGTGGAGACCCCAGGCAATCCCACGACGGAGATCAGCGACGTGGAGGCCATAGCCGCATCCGCCCACGAGAGAGGGGCCCTGGTATCGGTGGACGCCACCTTCGCCGGCCCCATCTGCATCTACCCCCTGAAGCTGGGGGCGGACCTGGAGATCCACAGCATGACCAAGTACATAAACGGCCACGGCGACTCCCTGGGAGGATGCGTGCTCGGCAGAAAAGAACTGCTTGCGGAACTGAAGGAACTGGCCATGGTCAACTACGGCGGCATACTGAGCCCCTTCAACGCATGGCTGATATCCAGGGGACTGGTGACCCTCCCGATCAGGATGGCCCAACACGGCGATACCGCCATGGCGGTAGCCCGGTTCCTGGAGAAGAGTCCGGCGGTCCGCTTCGTCTGGTATCCCGGGCTGGAGAGCCATCCCCAGCGAGAGAGGGCCGAGAAGCTGATGAAAGGCCGGTATTCCGGCATGATAGCCTTCGACATAGAGGGCGACGACATGACCCACCAGAGATTCCTGGACGAGCTTAAGCTGGTGACCCACGCCGTCTCCCTGGGAGACACGGAAAGCCTCATAGTCTACTACGATAAGAACAGCGATAAACTGCCCCACTATCCGGAGATCTTCCGAAAGGGCTTCTTCCGCTTCAGCATCGGCCTGGAGGATGGAGAGGACATAATCGAGGACATGGAGCAGGCGTTCCGAGCCTGTGGCCTGATCTGA
- a CDS encoding MATE family efflux transporter, with protein sequence MNELGSRRLFFKYAVPQMVGLLFNSIYLIMDGVFIGNRLGRIGMAAAAISVPVIEILIAISMALASGAGIMISDRLGRERLGEALRIFKASILLSALVGSAVALLGNHFCHGIAGFLGATPGIHDQAVGYLRYIVLFSPFLLFSFLLGGLARNDGRPGLAMTALTLGSLSNVVLDYLFLFPMDMGIEGAALATAIGPVVSVIVLLPHFLLKRGRLYLEKATIRWKDWLDILRLGSPSFVMEFSIGIITFIYNVAIVKNGYGEIGLAAYLVIGYMMLIFLTLFLGMAEGLQPVFSYLQSVGNHGKNDELLSFARCFFLAIGISCYMGIVLFGRDFISIFSPEEIAMIDLAEKASPVYFAGFFLAGFNILAISFRQSTGRTRSAMAISLLRSVAIPPVLIGLLPLILGRESIWACHSLAEAGTACYIFKTTRRNERWEERWENRLPRYTVEDERTTRSGPSTSRST encoded by the coding sequence CTGGGCAGGATCGGAATGGCCGCCGCGGCTATCTCCGTTCCCGTGATAGAGATACTGATAGCCATCTCCATGGCCCTGGCCTCCGGAGCGGGAATCATGATCTCCGATCGACTGGGACGTGAAAGACTTGGAGAGGCCCTCAGGATATTCAAGGCGTCCATACTTCTCTCGGCACTTGTGGGATCGGCGGTCGCTCTTCTGGGAAATCACTTCTGCCACGGGATCGCCGGGTTTCTGGGAGCGACGCCGGGGATCCACGACCAGGCTGTGGGATACCTGAGATACATCGTGCTGTTCTCGCCCTTTCTCCTCTTCAGCTTTCTCCTGGGAGGGCTGGCCAGAAACGACGGCCGTCCCGGCCTAGCCATGACGGCTCTGACCCTGGGCTCTCTGTCCAACGTCGTTTTAGACTACCTGTTCCTCTTCCCTATGGACATGGGAATAGAGGGGGCGGCTCTGGCTACGGCTATAGGTCCGGTCGTGAGCGTTATCGTGCTACTGCCCCACTTCCTGCTGAAAAGGGGCAGGCTGTATCTCGAAAAGGCGACGATCCGATGGAAAGACTGGCTCGACATATTGAGGCTGGGATCTCCGTCCTTCGTGATGGAGTTCAGCATAGGGATAATCACCTTTATCTACAACGTTGCCATCGTTAAAAACGGATACGGAGAGATCGGTCTGGCGGCCTATCTGGTCATAGGGTACATGATGCTCATATTCCTGACCCTCTTTCTAGGCATGGCCGAGGGCCTTCAGCCGGTGTTCAGCTACCTCCAGAGCGTGGGGAACCACGGGAAAAACGACGAACTCCTGTCCTTCGCCAGATGCTTTTTCCTGGCGATCGGTATATCCTGCTACATGGGTATAGTCCTGTTCGGACGGGATTTCATATCCATTTTCTCGCCGGAGGAGATAGCAATGATAGATCTGGCGGAAAAAGCAAGCCCGGTCTACTTCGCCGGATTTTTCCTGGCCGGGTTCAACATCCTGGCGATATCCTTCCGGCAATCCACCGGAAGAACGAGAAGCGCCATGGCAATCTCCCTGCTCAGGAGCGTGGCGATACCTCCGGTCCTTATAGGTCTGCTGCCCCTGATCCTGGGAAGAGAGTCGATATGGGCCTGCCATTCTCTGGCCGAGGCTGGCACGGCCTGCTATATATTCAAGACGACGAGGAGGAACGAAAGATGGGAGGAAAGATGGGAAAACAGACTACCGCGGTACACGGTGGAGGACGAAAGGACGACGCGTTCGGGGCCGTCAACGAGCCGATCTACATGA